GGCGTCCGGGACGATCTCGACGAGCTCCTCGACGGCATGGAGCGCAGCCAGGTCATCGAGGACGTCCTCGGTCGTGGTGTCTCCGGGACACGGCTGATCCCGGGCAAGCACGGAGAGGAGGCCGCGCCTCTGCTGGCCACCGTGTTCGTCCAGGTGCCCGACCAGCCGGGCGAGCTGGGCCGTCTTTTTCGCGATACGGGAGAATCGGGTGTGAACATCGAGGATCTGCGTATCGACCACGACCTCGGCCGCCCTGTGGGCATCGCCGAGATCGCGGTGCGCTCCGAGCGCGCGGAGGACCTGACCTCTGCGCTGACCGACCGCGGCTGGACCGCGTACCTGTGACGCCGCCCGACGAATGACGCTGCACCATGACAACGCCGTACCAGTGAAGAAGGTTTCGAACTCCGTGAGAAAGGTTGGCTCCGTGCCCCCTGTCGTCATCGCTCTCGACGGACCGTCCGGGTCCGGCAAGTCGAGCACGGCCCGCAAGGTGGCGACCCGCCTCGGACTGGCCTACCTCGACACCGGGGCGATGTACCGCGCCATGACCTGGGCGGTGCTGGAGCGCGATGTCGACGTCGAGGACGCGGAGGCCGTGGCCGAGGCCGCTGCGGAGATCGTGATCGAGTCAGGCACCGATCCGCAGGCGCCGACCATCATCGCCGACGGCGTCGACGTCGCCGGCCCGATCCGCGAGCAGGCGGTGACCGACGCCGTCAGCCAGGTCAGTCGGGTCCCCGCCGTGCGCGAGCGCCTGGTCGCGCTCCAGCGCCAGACGATCGCCTCCTCGGACGGCATCGTGCTGGAGGGCCGTGACATCGGCACCGTCGTCGCGCCGGACGCACCGCTCAAGCTCTACCTGGTCGCCGACACGGCTGCCCGGGCAGCACGTCGCGCCGCGGAGGAGGGGCAGGCGGAGGTCGCCGCCCACGTCGAGGCGACCGCCGCCTCGCTCCAGCGCCGCGACGCCATCGACTCCACTCGTACGACGTCCCCGCTGGCCAAGGCAGACGACGCGATCGAGCTCGACACCACCCACCTCACGCTCGACGAGGTGGTCGACGAGGTCGTACGCCTCGCCGTCAAGGCCGTACCCGATCTCGGAGGACCCGCATCATGACCGAACCCGTCACCGAGCCGGGGAGCGTACGCCTCCCGGTCCTCGCCGTCGTCGGACGCCCCAACGTCGGCAAGTCGACGCTCGTCAACCGCATCCTCGGACGCCGCGAGGCTGTCGTGCAGGACGTCCCCGGGGTGACACGTGACCGTGTCTCGTACGAGGCGGAGTGGAACGGCCGCGAGTTCACCGTGGTCGACACCGGCGGCTGGGACCCCGACGCCAAGGGGCTGGCCGAGCGGATCGCCGCCCAGGCGGAGGTCGCCGTCGCCGCCGCCGACGCGGTGCTGTTCGTGGTCGACGCGACGGTGGGCATCACCGACGCCGACGAGGAGGTCGTGAAGGTCCTGCGGCGCTCAGGCAACCCGGTCATCCTGGTCGCGAACAAGGTGGACGACGAGCGGGGTGAGCTCGAGGCAGCCTCGTTGTGGAACCTCGGGCTCGGCGAGCCGTTCCCGGTGTCCGCGTTGCACGGCCGTGGTGCCGGCGACCTGCTCGACATCATCCTCGACGTCCTGCCGGAGGCTCCCCAGCAGACCGACGACGAGGACGAGGGCCCGCACCGCATCGCCCTGGTCGGCAAGCCCAACGCCGGCAAGTCGAGCCTGCTCAACAAGCTGGCCGGCTCCGAGCGCGTCGTCGTCGACAGCGTCGCGGGCACGACCGTGGATCCGGTCGACGAGCTCGTCGAGCTCGGGGGAGACGTCTGGCGGCTCATCGACACCGCCGGCATCCGCCGCCGGGTGAAGGAGGCGTCGGGTCACGAGTACTACGCGAGCCTGCGTACGGCCTCCGCGATCGAGCGGGCCGAGGTCGCCGTCGTCGTCCTCGACTCCAGCGAGCCGATCTCCGAGCAGGACCTGCGCATCATCCGCCAGGTCGAGGAGGCCGGACGTGCGCTGGTCGTCGCGTTCAACAAGTGGGACCTCGTCGACGACGAGCGTCGCTACTACCTCGACCGGGAGATCACCCGCGAGCTGGTCCAGGTGCAGTGGGCGCCGCGGGTCAACATCACCGCGCTCACCGGCTGGCACGTCGACCGGATCGTCCGGGCGCTCAACACCGCGCTCGACGGGTGGTACACCCGGGTGCCGACCGGTCTCCTCAACTCGTTCCTCGGCCGTCTCGTCGCGGAGCACCCGCACCCGGTCCGCAGCGGCAAGCAGCCGAAGATCATGTTCGGGACGCAGGCGAGCGTCGCTCCGCCGACCTTCGTTCTGTTCACGTCGGGCAAGCTCGAGGACCAGTACCTGCGGTTCGTCGAGCGCCGGCTGCGCGAGGAGTTCGGCTTCGAGGGCTCGCCGATCCACCTGACCCAGCGCGTGCGGGAGAAGCGCAAGCGCCGCTGACCGCGGACCCGCCATCAGGACCCGACGTTCCTGCCCGGATCCGGGCAGGAACGTCGGGTCCTCTCGTCGGGTGGTGGGTCAGCGGGTGGTGCGGACGACCACCGTGTGGTGCCCGCCGTCGATCCCGTCGATGTAGACCCGCTCGCCGGTGTGGCGCACGGGGTGGCCGTACGCCTTGCCGTTGCTGCTGTTCCAGACCACGCGTCCGTCGAGCTTCACGAGGACGTGCTCGCCGTCGACGGGGACGCCGATCGAGCCCTCGGTGCCGCGCGGTGTCGTGAAGTCGATCGTGAGGTCTTTGCCCTCATCGGTCCACGACGCGTCGATCGGTCCCTGCGCGGTGACGAGGCGCCCCTCGGCGTGACGCAGGCCCGCCGTGTGCGGGTCGACCTCCCACCGCGACCCGCCTTCCTCGGCCTGGATGCCGAGGACCTGCTCCGTGAGGGCGCGGGTCGGTCCTGTCGACCAGCCGTGGGCGTACGACTGGTACGAGCTCACGACCTCACCGGACTCGCGCAGCGACTCCCAGAAGGTGCTCTGCGGTCCCTGCGGGCTGTCGAGCATCCAGCCCCACTGCCGCTCCATGAGATCGACGGCGGCCTCCTGCGCCTCCGGGTCGCCCGCCGCGAGCTGCGCCTGCAGCTCGAACGAGCCGAAGAGGAGCTGCAGGTCGTCGTCGCGCTCGGGCGTCCGGGCACCGCGCTCGACCCAGTTGGTGGTACGCAGGTGCTCCATCGCGCGGTCGGCGCGCGCCTCGTCGAGCAGGCCCCACCAGACGGCGAGGGAGTTCGCGCTCTGCGGGTGGACGTCGCGGCGGTCCGGATACCAGGAGAGCGCCCCGGCCTCCTCGTCCCACAGGTAGGTGTCGATCGCCGCGGCGACCGTCTTGGCCTCCGCGCGGAGCTCTGCCGCGAGCGCGTCGTCACCGACGCGCTCGGCGAGCGTGGCGCCGGTCCCG
Above is a genomic segment from Mumia sp. Pv4-285 containing:
- the cmk gene encoding (d)CMP kinase, coding for MPPVVIALDGPSGSGKSSTARKVATRLGLAYLDTGAMYRAMTWAVLERDVDVEDAEAVAEAAAEIVIESGTDPQAPTIIADGVDVAGPIREQAVTDAVSQVSRVPAVRERLVALQRQTIASSDGIVLEGRDIGTVVAPDAPLKLYLVADTAARAARRAAEEGQAEVAAHVEATAASLQRRDAIDSTRTTSPLAKADDAIELDTTHLTLDEVVDEVVRLAVKAVPDLGGPAS
- the der gene encoding ribosome biogenesis GTPase Der, which produces MTEPVTEPGSVRLPVLAVVGRPNVGKSTLVNRILGRREAVVQDVPGVTRDRVSYEAEWNGREFTVVDTGGWDPDAKGLAERIAAQAEVAVAAADAVLFVVDATVGITDADEEVVKVLRRSGNPVILVANKVDDERGELEAASLWNLGLGEPFPVSALHGRGAGDLLDIILDVLPEAPQQTDDEDEGPHRIALVGKPNAGKSSLLNKLAGSERVVVDSVAGTTVDPVDELVELGGDVWRLIDTAGIRRRVKEASGHEYYASLRTASAIERAEVAVVVLDSSEPISEQDLRIIRQVEEAGRALVVAFNKWDLVDDERRYYLDREITRELVQVQWAPRVNITALTGWHVDRIVRALNTALDGWYTRVPTGLLNSFLGRLVAEHPHPVRSGKQPKIMFGTQASVAPPTFVLFTSGKLEDQYLRFVERRLREEFGFEGSPIHLTQRVREKRKRR